The following DNA comes from Frankia casuarinae.
GGCCCGGCTGGGATTCCGTCAGGAGACGGTGTGCGTGGACCGGGGCGACGGGCGGGGCCCTGTGCCGGCCGAGGCCGACTTCCTGGTCGGCAACGTCGACATCTACCTCGCCGACCGGATCCGTGTCCGTCGCGCGTCGGAGTTCGACCAGGCGGGCAACGAGTACTGGGTCCACCAGCGGTGCGTGGGGCACGAGGAGGACGCGCAGATCGGCTGGACGATGCTGGAGGTCCCGCCGTACAAGACGTTCGACCCGATCCAGGCCGGCCTGGTCCCGGCCGGGACGCCGAAGGACTCCAAGCCCTACTTCGCCGGGCATCAGTTCCTGCTCCGGCGCTACTTCCTGGACCAGACGGCACAGCTGACGGAGATCCCACGCCGGGCCATCGAGTACAACCAGCTCTCCTACGGCCCCAAGCTCTTCACCGTGACGGAGCGGATCGGGCTCGACGCCCTGGTGGCCGCGAACGCGGTCGTGGCCGGTGACTCCTTCGGCAACTCCCACCACCTGACCAGCGGCGGCATCAACACCGGCATGCTCGGTCACGGCCTGCGGGTGCTGCGTTACTGGCAGGCCAGGGAGTCCGGTAGCAGCGCCAGCGACGCGGCGCGTGACCTGGCCGACGGGATCAGGGCGGACACCCGGGCGCTGATCGACCTGTGCGAGCAGGACTTCCGAGCGGCGCCGCCCGCGGCGCCCCCGAGGAAGCAGCAGCGACTGCTGGCGGGAGCCACCCGTCAGCGGCGTTCGATCTTCCCGCAGCGCTACCCGGACGAGTGGAGCCGCATCCAGCTCCGCACCGGCAAGATCTTCGCCTACAACCTGCCCATGCTCGATCCCGAGCACCCCGACACCCGCGAGGCCCAGCCGGTCGGCGCCATGTCGGGTGCCCCGCCGTCCGCCAGCGAGCGGAAGGACCCGCTCGGCGCGGCTCGGGCATGAGGCGAGGCATGGTCCCACCGGGCTACGGACCGGCTCCCACCCCGCAGGAGCTGGCGGACGAGTACGACATCTGCGTGGTGGGCAGCGGGGCGGCGGGTTCGGTCGTCGCCTGGCTGCTCGCCCGGGCCGGGCTGTCGGTGGCCGTGGTGGAGCAGGGTGGGTTCGTCACGGACGAGGACAGCTACGACGACGTGCTGGCCGCGGGGGAGTCCGCCTGGGTGCGGCAGGAGAACGGCACCTGGGCCAAGGTGGGCTCACCCTGGACGACCTGCAACGTGGGTGGCGGCACGCTGTTCTTCGGGGGGGTCCTGTTCCGCCACCGCCCGCTCGACTTCGACCCGGAGACCGTTCTGGGCCGGGCCGACCTGCCGCTGCGCTGGCCGCTTGAGCCGGCGGAGCTGACGGACTACTACGACGCCGTCGAGGATCTGATCGGCGTCGCGGGTGTCGCGGACGGCGACCCCAGCCTGCCGGTCCGGTCCAGGCCGTATCCGCTGCCCCCGGTGGCCACCACGGCGGAGGGGCGGCGGCTGACGGAGGCCGCGAGGTCCATGGGCTGGGCACCGTTTCCCACCCCCCTGGGCGTCAACAGCATCGAGTACCGCGGTCGCCCGGTGTGCGCCGCGGATGCCCCCTGCATCTCACGGCGCTGCCCGATCCACGCCAAGGGGGACGCGCTGGACCGCTTCCTGCGGCCGGCGATGGCCGCGGGCGCACGCCTGTTCACCGGGCTGAAGGCGGAGGCCCTGCTCGGGGACGCGCGTCGCGACGCCACCGCGTTGCGGTGCGTCCGGATGCCGGACGGCGAGCGCGTCGTCCTGCGGGCCCGGCACTTCGTGCTGTGCGCGAACGCCGTGCAGACTGCCGCGCTGCTGCTGCGTTCGACCACCGTGCGGCATCCGGCCGGGCTGGGCAACTCACACGACATGGTCGGCCGGGGGCTCTGCTTCAAGATCGGTGAATATCTGGTCGGGTACTGCCACGAGCCGACCTCGGCGCCCGCCCGCAGCCGGCTGATGGGCCTGGGACCCATCTCCACCTGCTGCGTGACCGACCTCTACCAGGACCCGGCGGCGCCGGGCGGGCTGGGTGGCCTGCTCTACGAGAACCGGCCCGAGCGGACCTACCGGTTACGGGACACCGAACACCTGCTGCGGATCGAGGCGCTGGTACCGGACGAACCCCAACCGGGCAACCGGGTCCGGCTGGGGCCGGGGACCGACGCCCACGGCGTGCCCGACGTCCTGATGGACTACCAGGCCCATCCGCGCGACCTCGCCCGCTCCGAGTACATGCTCGGGCAGGGCGAGGCGCTGCTGCGGGCCGCCGGCTGCGACGTCATCGTGCGGGAGGCGTCCGGGTGGGCGCTCGGCAGCGGGCACCTGCACGGCACCTGCCGCATGGGTGAGGACCCGGCCACCAGCGTGACCGGGCCCGACGGCCGCCTGCACGACGCGGACAACGTCTTCGTAGCCGACGGCGGCCTGTTGCCGTTCCCCGGCGGGGTCAATCCGACGCTGACCATCCAGGCGCTCGCGCTACGGGTGGCCCATCGGCTCCTCGCGGAGCGCTACGCCACCGGTCGCGTCCCGATCGGGGAACTGGTCGGGCCGAGCGTGACCGCGGCGAACCGGTCGCCGAGGTAGTCCGCCACCTGCTCCAGACGGGCGACCTGGTACGGATGCCGCCGGGCGCCGACCACCACCGTGCGGGGGGAACAGCCGAGTCGGTCCGGGAGATCCCGGTACACCCGGTGCACCAGATGTCCCGACCGTCCCTCCGCCTCGGTCAGCGGAAACCGCAGCACGCCGACGGCGTCCAGCCCGCCGTCCTGCACCGACCAGGCCAGTACCCCGGCGAGCAGGACGTCGATCCAGTAGCGCTGGAAGGTCCGCCGTAACAGCGGCACGTGCGATCCCCACCGGGCCGCCAGTACCGTGGTGTCGCCGTGCACCACCTCCTCGCCGACCCGCACGTGGGTCCGCCCGCCGTGGGCCTGGAAGAGATAGGCGTAACGGGCGGCCAGGTCACTTTGCAGGCCGGCCAGGTAGAGGGTATCCCCGTGCCGGACGCCGTAGCAGTAGCCGAGGAAGCCGTCCCGGCCGGCGTCCATGAAGTTCCAGTCGGCGGCCTCCAGCATCCCCCGGGGCAGCAGCCCCGGGGGGTCGAGGAAGCAGCGCAGCGTCACCGGGCTGCCGAAGCGGGGAAAGCGCCCGCCCACGATGTCGTCGCACACCCCCGCCATGCCGACGACGGCGTAGCCGGTGCGCCGGTAGCCGAAGCGGACCGGCTCCTGCAGCGGGGCGGTGTCGTTGAACGAGTACAGCAGTCGTCCGAGCGGGACAGCCAGGCGGGCAGCGATCTCCTCGCGGTCCGTCGGATCGTCCAGCCACCGCGCCAGCAGCGCCTGCCGTGCGCCCAGCCACGGGTTGCGCGCGACGAACCGGCCGAGGAAGTCCTCGTCCGGGGGATGGATGAACGCGCTCATCCGCGGCTGTGGGCGAGGACGAGCCGGTAGACGTCGAGCAGGCGGCGCGTGACCGACTCCTGGTCGAACTGGCGC
Coding sequences within:
- a CDS encoding GMC oxidoreductase; translation: MVPPGYGPAPTPQELADEYDICVVGSGAAGSVVAWLLARAGLSVAVVEQGGFVTDEDSYDDVLAAGESAWVRQENGTWAKVGSPWTTCNVGGGTLFFGGVLFRHRPLDFDPETVLGRADLPLRWPLEPAELTDYYDAVEDLIGVAGVADGDPSLPVRSRPYPLPPVATTAEGRRLTEAARSMGWAPFPTPLGVNSIEYRGRPVCAADAPCISRRCPIHAKGDALDRFLRPAMAAGARLFTGLKAEALLGDARRDATALRCVRMPDGERVVLRARHFVLCANAVQTAALLLRSTTVRHPAGLGNSHDMVGRGLCFKIGEYLVGYCHEPTSAPARSRLMGLGPISTCCVTDLYQDPAAPGGLGGLLYENRPERTYRLRDTEHLLRIEALVPDEPQPGNRVRLGPGTDAHGVPDVLMDYQAHPRDLARSEYMLGQGEALLRAAGCDVIVREASGWALGSGHLHGTCRMGEDPATSVTGPDGRLHDADNVFVADGGLLPFPGGVNPTLTIQALALRVAHRLLAERYATGRVPIGELVGPSVTAANRSPR